In one Sphingomonas sanguinis genomic region, the following are encoded:
- a CDS encoding helix-turn-helix domain-containing protein, which translates to MIDPAAKLSPRQRECLRLVWARHTSKEIAAELGISASTVDGYIKEAIETLGARDRRHAAAIAFGGAETPPDNLGAEFPRVSAEPTAPVAPVASTKTPFWPQPNLRRQPDTQSLGQVLRQIAIIAVGSMIFLSLSVSLAAGVSPLLRPVLKVFDRLTQ; encoded by the coding sequence GTGATCGATCCGGCAGCCAAGCTCAGCCCCCGCCAGCGCGAATGTCTGCGCCTGGTCTGGGCGCGCCACACGTCGAAGGAGATCGCAGCCGAGCTGGGGATCAGCGCGTCGACGGTGGACGGGTACATCAAGGAAGCGATCGAGACTCTGGGCGCGCGCGACCGGCGGCACGCGGCCGCGATCGCGTTCGGTGGCGCAGAGACGCCCCCCGACAATTTGGGGGCCGAATTTCCACGGGTATCGGCCGAGCCGACCGCCCCGGTAGCCCCGGTGGCGTCGACGAAGACGCCTTTCTGGCCACAGCCCAATTTGAGGCGGCAGCCTGACACGCAGTCGCTGGGGCAGGTCCTGCGGCAGATCGCGATCATCGCGGTCGGCTCCATGATCTTCCTCTCGCTGTCCGTATCGCTGGCGGCAGGGGTGTCGCCCCTGCTGCGGCCGGTCCTGAAGGTCTTCGATCGACTCACGCAATAG
- a CDS encoding type II toxin-antitoxin system RelE/ParE family toxin, giving the protein MTYTVRQTEIFAAWLADLTDRNAQKAIAKRLVRVEAGLLGDTASVGGGVSEMRFFVGPGYRVYFTIRQREIVILLCGGDKSSQSRDIRQAKELADDL; this is encoded by the coding sequence ATGACCTACACCGTTCGCCAGACCGAAATCTTCGCCGCTTGGCTGGCCGACCTCACCGACCGGAACGCGCAAAAGGCGATCGCCAAGCGTCTGGTCCGTGTCGAGGCGGGCCTGCTGGGCGACACGGCTTCGGTTGGCGGCGGTGTGTCGGAAATGCGGTTTTTCGTCGGGCCGGGCTACCGGGTGTATTTCACCATCCGCCAGCGAGAGATCGTCATCCTGCTCTGCGGCGGCGACAAGTCCAGCCAGTCGCGGGACATCCGACAGGCCAAGGAATTGGCAGACGACCTATAG
- a CDS encoding addiction module antidote protein, with the protein MTTKTIPFDAAEYLTSTDDHLELLSEALAEGDAAFIAAALGTIVRARGISRVAEDTGLSRQALHKALGKGGNPTLSTVMKVLGTLDLQLLARVRHPEPQAA; encoded by the coding sequence ATGACCACCAAAACCATTCCATTCGATGCTGCGGAGTATCTGACCTCCACCGACGATCACCTCGAGCTGCTCAGCGAAGCACTGGCAGAAGGCGATGCCGCCTTTATCGCGGCCGCGCTGGGGACCATCGTGCGCGCGCGCGGTATCTCCCGCGTCGCGGAGGACACCGGCCTGTCGCGCCAGGCGCTGCACAAGGCGCTGGGCAAGGGCGGCAATCCGACCCTTTCGACCGTCATGAAGGTGCTGGGGACGCTCGACCTGCAGCTGCTCGCGCGGGTTCGCCATCCGGAGCCGCAGGCAGCCTGA
- a CDS encoding GntR family transcriptional regulator, with protein MDETLRLQPAMVSRKLLVLAFIRAYIARWGGSPSIKEIVEGTGSSRDVVRHALRTLTDEKLILRRQGARGIFLPDRLSEALRELRAYGYIVDDDVVRIPPPPQVPELDFDPG; from the coding sequence ATGGACGAGACGCTGCGCTTGCAACCGGCCATGGTGAGCCGGAAGCTCTTGGTGCTGGCTTTCATCCGGGCGTACATCGCTCGGTGGGGAGGTTCGCCGTCGATAAAGGAAATTGTCGAGGGCACCGGCTCAAGTCGTGACGTCGTGCGGCACGCCTTGCGGACGCTGACCGACGAAAAGCTGATCCTGCGCCGCCAGGGCGCGCGTGGAATATTCCTGCCTGATCGGCTGTCCGAAGCACTGCGCGAGCTGCGCGCCTATGGCTATATCGTCGACGACGACGTCGTGCGTATCCCCCCGCCGCCCCAGGTGCCCGAGCTGGACTTCGATCCCGGATAA
- a CDS encoding DUF3164 family protein — MTDGQHPAAIDVGGSPYLRDAKGSLVPLASVKAQDLLMDETVRALLAKARELSELIAAFKAQAFEQVRAFQELLAQQYGATVGGTKGNITLLSFDGCMKVQVQVSDLLEFGPELQAAKALVDECLTEWSEGSAHEMRALVNRVFQVDQQGKINHNAMFMLLRVESTNERWQRAMEAVKDSMRVISTRTYMRFYDRPQADAAWRAVSLDMASA, encoded by the coding sequence GTGACGGACGGCCAGCACCCCGCCGCCATCGATGTCGGTGGCTCGCCCTATCTGCGCGATGCAAAGGGCTCGCTTGTCCCACTCGCCTCGGTGAAGGCGCAGGACCTGCTCATGGATGAGACGGTGCGGGCGCTGCTGGCCAAGGCGCGGGAGCTGTCCGAGCTTATCGCCGCGTTCAAGGCGCAGGCATTCGAACAGGTCCGGGCCTTCCAGGAGCTGCTCGCCCAGCAGTACGGTGCGACCGTGGGCGGCACCAAGGGCAACATCACCCTGTTGTCCTTCGACGGGTGCATGAAGGTGCAGGTGCAGGTGTCCGACCTGCTGGAGTTCGGCCCCGAGCTTCAGGCCGCGAAGGCGCTGGTCGACGAATGCCTGACCGAGTGGTCGGAAGGCAGCGCCCATGAGATGCGGGCGCTGGTCAACCGTGTCTTCCAGGTCGACCAGCAGGGCAAGATCAACCACAACGCGATGTTCATGCTCCTGCGCGTCGAGTCGACCAACGAGCGCTGGCAGCGCGCCATGGAGGCCGTGAAGGACTCGATGCGGGTCATCTCGACGCGGACTTACATGCGCTTCTACGACCGGCCCCAGGCCGACGCCGCATGGCGTGCCGTGTCGCTCGACATGGCGTCGGCCTGA
- a CDS encoding HNH endonuclease, whose protein sequence is MQPPRFGRQAAPRKAWEPSPYRKDKRKRGRAGQRDRAQVLAEEPFCRACLKAGKEVASDEVDHIRPLSEGGTDERDNKQALCEPCHSAKSAAERAAARRSRPDAD, encoded by the coding sequence ATGCAGCCCCCTCGGTTCGGTCGTCAGGCCGCGCCGCGAAAGGCTTGGGAGCCGTCGCCCTACCGTAAGGACAAGCGCAAGCGCGGCCGTGCTGGCCAGCGCGATCGCGCCCAGGTGCTTGCCGAGGAGCCGTTCTGTCGTGCCTGCCTGAAGGCGGGCAAGGAGGTTGCCTCCGACGAGGTCGACCATATCCGCCCGCTCAGCGAAGGCGGCACGGATGAGCGCGACAACAAGCAAGCGCTCTGCGAACCCTGCCACTCGGCCAAGTCGGCGGCCGAGCGCGCAGCCGCCCGTCGGTCGCGACCCGACGCCGACTAG
- a CDS encoding P27 family phage terminase small subunit, with protein sequence MIAPIHLSNLAQLLFADIAAQLEAQGRADPQWAQIVALLAQRLEQIQRFQAVLESTGDTCTSTTIRKVDGQQVMTEMIRARPEVAMLSDAMRQAQSLLGELMLSPSAAMKLGGGKKDAPGDFDDF encoded by the coding sequence ATGATCGCGCCGATCCATCTCTCCAATTTGGCGCAGCTGCTGTTCGCCGACATTGCCGCGCAGCTGGAGGCGCAGGGGCGAGCAGACCCGCAGTGGGCGCAGATTGTGGCGCTGCTGGCGCAACGCCTGGAGCAGATCCAGCGGTTCCAGGCGGTCCTGGAAAGCACTGGTGACACCTGCACCAGCACGACGATCCGAAAGGTCGACGGCCAGCAGGTCATGACAGAGATGATTCGAGCGCGGCCTGAGGTCGCAATGCTTTCAGATGCCATGCGCCAGGCGCAGTCGCTCCTCGGCGAACTGATGCTCAGTCCGTCCGCCGCAATGAAGCTGGGCGGCGGCAAAAAGGACGCGCCGGGCGACTTCGACGACTTCTAG
- a CDS encoding terminase large subunit: protein MIRLQCQRFISDLIRSASEDFPYEFDEAKAARPCRFIERLPHTKGVWARQKKRLVLEPWQIWNFCVVFGWLHKSGTQKGTRRFRRWLLVVPRKNGKSAIASGVALYMLCADGEYGAEVYSGATVEKQAWEVFRPARLMVQKLKALKAKFGISILAKQLLREEDGSRMETIIGDPGDGQSPSCSIHDEYHEHLDDGQVDTMITGMGARDQPLQLLITTAGENLAGPCYAMILEQRERLQGIGHNGGPPLEDDTFFAEYSIDEDDDWKSEAALRKANPNIGVSVGLEYLLARQRDAISTPRKRAIFKTKHLNLWVAAKAAYFDIEAWRRCASPRIPVKFAEASKLEQLAGRRCIISLDLASKVDIAAIEYLFPPIGDRPTRKDPFIRLGRYFLPSKAVEDTSAYQGWDAQELLDVSVGNITDFEEIEIAISEARRLFEVVTVAYDPAQATMLINRLVKEGVPVLEVVPNTLNFSDPMKQLDAFMKAELIRHAGCPVMEWQVANVVAQMDAKDNVYPRKPRIEAKIDNPVALIAALAVALGREEEPVPTSPWDDPDFTLANAA from the coding sequence ATGATCCGGCTCCAATGCCAGCGGTTCATCAGCGACCTGATCCGAAGCGCGTCGGAAGATTTTCCTTACGAGTTCGATGAAGCGAAGGCGGCGCGGCCGTGCCGATTCATCGAGCGATTGCCGCACACGAAGGGCGTTTGGGCGCGCCAAAAAAAGCGTCTCGTCCTCGAACCCTGGCAAATCTGGAATTTCTGCGTCGTCTTCGGGTGGCTGCATAAGTCCGGGACTCAGAAGGGTACCCGACGGTTCCGGCGCTGGTTGTTGGTCGTGCCGCGTAAAAACGGTAAGTCGGCAATCGCATCGGGCGTGGCGCTCTACATGCTCTGCGCCGACGGCGAATACGGCGCCGAGGTGTATTCCGGCGCAACGGTCGAGAAGCAGGCATGGGAGGTGTTCAGGCCTGCCCGCCTGATGGTCCAGAAGCTCAAGGCGCTGAAGGCCAAGTTCGGCATCTCCATCCTAGCGAAGCAGTTGCTGCGCGAGGAAGACGGTTCCCGGATGGAAACCATCATCGGCGATCCCGGTGACGGGCAATCACCGAGCTGCTCGATCCACGACGAGTATCACGAACATCTCGACGACGGCCAAGTCGATACGATGATCACCGGCATGGGCGCGCGCGATCAGCCGCTTCAGCTGCTGATTACGACCGCCGGGGAGAACCTGGCGGGTCCATGTTACGCCATGATCCTGGAGCAGCGGGAGCGGCTCCAGGGCATCGGCCACAATGGAGGTCCCCCGCTCGAGGACGATACGTTCTTCGCCGAGTACAGCATCGACGAGGACGACGACTGGAAATCGGAGGCCGCGCTTCGCAAGGCCAACCCGAACATCGGCGTCTCGGTCGGCCTGGAGTATCTGCTGGCTCGCCAGCGGGACGCCATATCGACACCGCGTAAGCGAGCGATCTTCAAGACCAAGCACCTGAATCTATGGGTCGCGGCGAAAGCAGCCTATTTCGATATCGAAGCCTGGCGCCGATGTGCCAGTCCACGCATCCCGGTCAAATTTGCCGAAGCATCCAAGCTGGAGCAGCTGGCCGGGCGGCGCTGCATCATCAGCCTCGATCTGGCGTCGAAGGTCGATATTGCCGCAATCGAGTATCTATTCCCGCCGATCGGCGATCGCCCGACGAGGAAAGACCCGTTCATCCGCCTCGGCAGGTACTTCCTGCCCAGCAAAGCGGTTGAGGATACCAGCGCCTATCAAGGCTGGGACGCCCAAGAGCTGCTAGATGTCAGCGTCGGCAATATTACCGATTTCGAGGAGATCGAGATCGCGATCAGCGAGGCGCGGCGGCTCTTCGAGGTGGTGACCGTGGCCTACGACCCGGCCCAGGCGACCATGCTGATCAACCGCCTGGTCAAGGAAGGCGTCCCCGTCCTCGAGGTGGTGCCGAACACCCTGAATTTCTCCGATCCCATGAAGCAGCTCGATGCCTTCATGAAAGCGGAGCTGATCCGCCATGCGGGATGTCCCGTGATGGAGTGGCAGGTCGCCAACGTCGTCGCGCAGATGGACGCGAAGGACAACGTCTACCCGCGCAAACCGCGCATTGAAGCCAAGATCGACAATCCAGTGGCGCTAATCGCGGCGCTGGCGGTGGCGCTTGGCCGGGAGGAAGAACCTGTGCCGACTTCTCCCTGGGATGATCCCGATTTCACGTTGGCGAACGCCGCATGA